The following nucleotide sequence is from Flavobacteriales bacterium.
TATAACCAAGCTCTATTTTAGGAAAAACGAAATTCGAAAAATTCAACAGTTTGATGAATTCGGTAACCTTTTGTCTGAAATAAGAAGATTCAACCATTAAGTGCAACACTTTGGTAAAGAGTTTTTTCGATAATGTTTCGGAAAACAAAATCAGCGACCTAAAGTCGCTGATTACATGTTTACTTATAAGAAACATTGTGGGCCCACCTGGGCTCGAACCAGGGACCACCTGATTATGAGTCAGGTGCTCTAACCAACTGAGCTATAGGCCCTCAGTCTTTTATTTTGAGGCTCTAACCATCCCGATAACTATCGTCCCGATAGCTATCGGGAGAGCTATAGGCCCTCTCTTATTCATTCAAACTTTACTGGATTGAGTTACCTAATTATGTTCAGAAAAATCATCCTAAAGTTTGAGGTGCAAAAATAATCTTTTGCTTCTATTCTTTAGAATCTCTCAAACTGATTGAAGAAAAAGTTTCCTTCAATCGCCGCATTTTCATCGCTATCACTACCATGCACGGCATTGGCATCGATACTTTTAGCATATTTAGCTCTAATTGTGCCTTGTGCTGCCTCAGCAGGATTTGTAGAACCAATCAATGTTCTAAAGTCGGCCACTGCATTATCCTTTTCCAAAATAGCTGCCACAATTGGTCCACTGCTCATAAAATCAACCAATTCTCCATAAAAGCCACGTTCTTTGTGTACGGCATAAAACGCTCCGGCTGTTTCTTTTGACAATTTGGTGTATTT
It contains:
- a CDS encoding nucleoside-diphosphate kinase, yielding MSGNKTFTMIKPDAVANGHIGNILADIIAGGFTIKAMKYTKLSKETAGAFYAVHKERGFYGELVDFMSSGPIVAAILEKDNAVADFRTLIGSTNPAEAAQGTIRAKYAKSIDANAVHGSDSDENAAIEGNFFFNQFERF